A single region of the Raphanus sativus cultivar WK10039 chromosome 1, ASM80110v3, whole genome shotgun sequence genome encodes:
- the LOC108813000 gene encoding uncharacterized protein LOC108813000 — MDNQEPEIEKAPQEEEAPDREPEQKKLKISPAGDEEPASSAAVSAANGGAERRPPKYKRRKVAIAFAFCGVGYQGMQKNPGAKTIEGELEEALFHAGAVPEADRNKPRQYEWARSARTDKGVSAVGQVVSGRFYVDPPGFVERLNSNLPDQIRVFGFKRVAPSFSAKKFCDRRRYVYLIPVFALDPCSHSEAEMARSDSGYEYVKCVECCEKGYKIPLGVLGKESVDVDDAKSSEVQSDISSNTCGALKVETLNPESKSESKFFCYGEEEKERLNRILSCYVGSHNFHNFTTRTKAADPAANRYILSFNANTVITLDGKDFVKCEVVGQSFMLHQIRKMIGLAVAVMRNYAPESVIQTAFKKDVRIVVPMAPEVGLYLDECFFTSYNKRFKVTHEEVSMEEYKEVAEEFKWKHVYSHIGSSEEKDGIVAIWLHSLNERNYPDLRVAEHKPDEVIVYKKIDAASEEKISEEDVAVKENTNGAGELLVDSKVNDETSEEKNMGEEKATQ, encoded by the exons ATGGACAATCAGGAGCCCGAGATCGAGAAAGCCCCCCAAGAGGAGGAGGCTCCTGATCGCGAACCAGAGcagaagaagctcaagatcTCCCCCGCAGGCGACGAAGAACCAGCTTCGTCAGCCGCCGTATCCGCCGCAAACGGCGGCGCCGAGCGAAGACCGCCGAAATACAAACGCCGTAAAGTCGCCATCGCGTTCGCGTTCTGCGGGGTAGGGTACCAGGGGATGCAAAAGAACCCCGGCGCGAAAACCATCGAAGGCGAGCTCGAGGAGGCTCTGTTCCACGCCGGCGCCGTACCCGAAGCCGATCGGAACAAGCCGAGACAGTACGAGTGGGCTCGGTCGGCTCGAACCGATAAAGGAGTGAGCGCGGTGGGGCAGGTCGTCTCGGGACGATTCTACGTCGACCCGCCCGGGTTCGTGGAGCGGCTGAACTCGAATCTCCCCGATCAGATTCGCGTGTTCGGGTTCAAGCGCGTGGCGCCGTCGTTTAGCGCGAAGAAGTTCTGCGATCGGAGGAGGTATGTGTATCTGATCCCTGTTTTCGCGCTTGATCCGTGCTCGCATAGCGAGGCTGAGATGGCTAGGTCGGATTCAGGGTACGAGTATGTGAAGTGTGTTGAGTGTTGCGAGAAAGGGTATAAGATCCCACTTGGTGTCTTGGGGAAAGAAAGTGTCGATGTTGATGATGCAAAATCATCAGAGGTTCAGTCAGacatttcgtcgaacacctGTGGTGCATTAAAGGTTGAGACTTTGAACCCAGAGTCTAAGAGTGAAAGCAAGTTTTTTTGTTATggagaggaggagaaggagaggttGAACAGAATCCTAAGCTGTTACGTTGGTTCACATAACTTCCACAACTTTACCACCAGAACCAAAGCAGCAGACCCGGCTGCGAACCGCTACATTCTCTCCTTCAATGCGAACACTGTGATTACACTCGACGGGAAGGACTTTGTGAAGTGTGAGGTTGTGGGACAGAGCTTCATGCTTCATCAGATAAGGAAAATGATTGGACTTGCTGTTGCTGTCATGAGGAACTATGCGCCTGAATCGGTGATCCAAACCGCTTTCAAGAA GGATGTGAGGATAGTTGTACCGATGGCGCCAGAAGTTGGACTATACCTTGATGAATGCTTCTTCACGTCTTATAACAAAAGGTTTAAAGTCACTCATGAGGAAGTGTCAATGGAAGAATACAAGGAAGTAGCTGAAGAATTCAAGTGGAAGCATGTTTACTCTCATATTGGCTCATCGGAAGAAAAAGATGGGATTGTGGCGATTTGGTTGCATTCACTGAACGAAAGAAACTATCCAGACCTACGTGTTGCTGAACACAAACCAGATGAAGTCATCGTCTATAAGAAGATCGATGCAGCCTCTGAAGAAAAGATCAGTGAAGAGGATGTTGCTGTGAAAGAGAACACAAATGGTGCGGGAGAGCTACTCGTCGACAGTAAGGTAAATGATGAAACCTCTGAAGAAAAGAATATGGGAGAAGAGAAGGCAACCCAGTGA
- the LOC108808468 gene encoding uncharacterized protein LOC108808468 gives MGSLSAFEERLQYPRARRDESIVEDYHGVTVADPYRWLEDPEAEEVKEFVEKQVNLSDSVLKTCETKEKLHEKITKLVDHPRYDTPFKRGNSYFYFHNTGLQAQSVLYIQDDLDSEAEVLLDPNTLSDDGTVSLNSLAISEDGKYMAYGLCSSGSDWVTIKLMKIEDKTVEPDTLSWVKFSGITWTHDGLGFFYSRYPAPQEGEKIDAGTETNSNLYHELYYHFLGTDQSEDVLCWRDQDNPKHMFGSKVTDDGKYLIMTVEEGCDPVNKVYHCDLSSLPKGLEGFRGSKSLLPFVKLIDTFEAQYIAIANDETLFTFFTNKDAPRYKLVRVDLKEPSTWTDVIPEHEKDVLSTACVVNGNQLVVSYMSDVKHILQVRDLESGSLLHTLPVDIGSVCGVFARRKDTTFFFRFTSFLTPGVIYKCDLSDEAPLVTVFREIDVPGFDRTSFQVTQVFYPSKDGTKIPMFIVARKEIELDGSHPCLLYAYGGFSISMTPFFSATRIVLSMHLGAVFCFANIRGGGEYGEEWHKAGALANKQNCLDDFIAGAEYLVSAGYTQPKKLCIEGSSNGGILIGACINQRPDLFGCALAHVGVMDMLRFHKFTIGHAWTSEFGCSDKEEEFHWLIKYSPLHNVKRPWEQKTDAFVQYPSTMLLTADHDDRVVPLHTFKLLATMQYELGLSLENSPQTNPIIARIEVKAGHGAGRPTQKIIDEAADRYGFMAKMVDATWLD, from the exons ATGGGATCCCTCTCGGCGTTTGAGGAGCGGCTGCAGTATCCGAGGGCAAGGCGGGACGAGTCCATCGTTGAAGATTATCACGGCGTTACAGTCGCCGATCCTTACCGTTG gTTGGAAGATCCTGAAGCAGAGGAAGTGAAAGAGTTTGTGGAGAAGCAAGTGAACTTGTCTGATTCAGTTTTGAAAACTTGCGAAACAAAGGAAAAGCTTCATGAGAAAATTACAAAGCTCGTTGATCATCCTCGCTATGATACTCCCTTCAAGCGAGGAAACAGTTACTTTTACTTCCATAACACGGGTCTTCAAGCTCAGAGTGTGCTTTATATCCAG gaTGATTTGGATTCTGAAGCAGAGGTTTTGCTTGACCCCAATACCCTTAGTGATGATGGAACAGTTTCTTTAAACTCTTTAGCTATCAGTGAGGATGGTAAGTATATGGCTTATGGGCTTTGCTCAAGTGGTAGTGATTGGGTAACTATTAAACTGATGAAGATTGAAGACAAGACAGTGGAGCCTGATACTTTATCTTGG GTTAAGTTTAGTGGAATTACATGGACACATGATGGTCTTGGGTTTTTCTACAGTCGTTACCCAGCTCCACA AGAGGGAGAGAAGATAGATGCTGGCACAGAGACTAATTCTAACCTTTACCATGAGTTGTACTACCATTTCCTAGGGACTGATCAGTCTGAAGATGTTTTATGTTGGAGAGACCAAGACAATCCTAAACACATGTTTGGTTCAAAAGTCACAGATGATGGAAAG TACTTAATCATGACCGTTGAAGAAGGGTGTGACCCTGTAAACAAAGTCTATCACTGTGATCTCTCATCACTTCCTAAAGGTCTAGAAGGTTTTAGAGGAAGCAAATCTCTACTTCCATTTGTTAAGCTCATCGACACATTCGAGGCGCAATACATTGCTATCGCAAACGACGAGACACTGTTTACTTTCTTTACAAACAAAGATGCTCCGAGGTACAAGTTAGTTCGAGTTGATCTTAAGGAACCGAGCACTTGGACCGATGTTATACCCGAACACGAGAAAGATGTCCTCTCAACAGCTTGTGTAGTTAATGGAAACCAGCTTGTGGTTAGCTACATGAGCGATGTAAAACACATATTGCAGGTTAGAGACTTGGAGTCCGGTTCCTTGCTGCACACGTTACCCGTAGATATTGGCTCAGTGTGTGGAGTTTTTGCTAGGCGTAAAGACACAACCTTCTTCTTTAGGTTTACAAGCTTCCTTACACCCGGTGTGATTTACAAATGTGACTTATCTGATGAAGCTCCCCTAGTTACAGTCTTCCGTGAAATCGATGTACCTGGATTCGATAGAACATCATTTCAAGTCACTCAG GTGTTTTATCCGAGTAAGGATGGAACAAAGATACCAATGTTCATAGTGGCTAGAAAAGAGATAGAGCTAGATGGATCACACCCTTGTTTGCTCTATGCGTATGGTGGGTTTAGCATAAGCATGACGCCGTTTTTCAGTGCAACTCGTATCGTGCTTAGTATGCATCTAGGTGCTGTGTTCTGTTTTGCAAACATACGTGGTGGTGGTGAGTATGGTGAGGAATGGCACAAAGCTGGCGCGCTTGCTAACAAGCAGAATTGCCTCGATGATTTTATTGCTGGAGCTGAGTATTTGGTTTCTGCTGGTTATACACAACCGAAGAAGCTTTGTATAGAAGGTAGTAGTAACGGTGGTATACTAATAGGAGCTTGCATTAATCAG AGACCGGATCTGTTTGGCTGTGCATTGGCTCATGTTGGGGTCATGGACATGCTCCGGTTTCATAAGTTTACTATAGGACATGCTTGGACTTCTGAGTTTGGTTGTTCTGACAAGGAAGAAGAGTTTCATTGGTTGATTAA gtaTTCGCCTCTGCATAATGTGAAGAGACCATGGGAACAGAAGACGGATGCGTTTGTTCAGTACCCATCAACGATGTTGTTAACTGCTGATCATGACGATAGAGTCGTCCCACTTCATACATTCAAGTTGCTTGCG ACGATGCAATATGAATTAGGTTTGAGTTTAGAGAATAGTCCACAGACGAACCCTATTATTGCTCGTATTGAAGTTAAAGCCGGGCATGGAGCAGGGCGTCCAACACAAAAGATT ATTGACGAGGCGGCTGATCGGTATGGGTTTATGGCAAAGATGGTGGATGCTACTTGGCTTGACTAA
- the LOC108808475 gene encoding uncharacterized protein LOC108808475 gives MSDETKPSAGDSSGLSNGLVSDSDRRVYQAAQSLHSSSVKDLLSLGVCERCVFRLVSVEPFDSDLSSVSASTLRSWLEEASAAAAASSESSCSRVCIVCLGVLQFVFSDAKQTLARSECGSDYAARVTELVKREGHEFDSFGLEVSVPSTVVENERAVLLYLKGKYETEGWVQSEKISVKDALKVLVLDPLKASLGAKSDSSSFHIRLTYSMTSDEVQDASETTHERKKRKTDEENGSTSMSENSFEKVYEPCILSVNCNKMPIFFSGRYFKYSRNVSQTRWIIDDERMGEASVEELIGGNILPACLGDSYKFHAAGREDIDVRMLGSGRPFLIEVQNSRKCPSQQSLMEIEEKINNSEKKLVGVKDLKFIGSQCWAMMREGEAEKQKQYAALVWIARPLEEKDINSISSLIELKILQKTPVRVLHRRSPLERERTIHWMKVEKIKGSSHYFLLHLCTQAGTYIKEFVHGDLGRTSPSMGSILGCRAEIIQLDVTDVKMGDS, from the exons atgTCCGACGAAACAAAACCCTCGGCCGGCGACTCATCCGGTCTTTCCAACGGCCTCGTAAGCGACAGTGACCGACGCGTGTACCAAGCAGCTCAATCACTACACTCTAGTTCTGTCAAAGATCTGCTATCTCTCGGG GTATGCGAGAGATGTGTATTCCGATTGGTATCCGTGGAGCCTTTCGATTCCGATCTGTCATCAGTCTCGGCGTCGACTCTACGGAGCTGGCTAGAGGAAgcttctgctgctgctgctgcttcgtCGGAGTCTAGCTGCTCCAGAGTCTGCATTGTCTGTTTAGGTGTATTGCAGTTCGTTTTCTCCGATGCGAAACAAACGCTGGCGAGATCGGAGTGTGGTAGTGACTACGCTGCAAGGGTAACGGAGTTGGTGAAGCGGGAAGGTCATGAGTTCGATAGCTTTGGTTTAGAAGTCTCTGTGCCATCAACCGTCGTGGAGAATGAGCGTGCTGTCTT GTTATACCTTAAAGGAAAGTATGAGACTGAAGGTTGGGTGCAGAGTGAAAAGATTTCTGTTAAGGATGCCTTGAAAGTTCTAGTCTTGGATCCACTTAAAGCATCGTTG GGCGCTAAATCAGACTCGAGCTCTTTCCACATCCGTTTGACTTACTCTATGACATCAGATGAGGTTCAAGATGCGTCTGAAACAACTCAtgaaagaaagaagaggaaaacAG ACGAAGAGAATGGATCAACCTCTATGTCTGAGAATTCATTTGAAAAG GTTTATGAACCATGCATCTTGTCAGTTAATTGCAACAAGATGCCTATCTTTTTTAGTGGGAGATACTTTAAA TACTCTAGAAATGTAAGTCAAACACGATGGATAATTGATGATGAAAGAATGGGTGAAGCGTCTGTTGAG GAGTTAATTGGTGGAAACATTCTTCCGGCATGCCTTGGGGATTCCTACAAGTTCCATGCTGCTGGCAGAGAAGATATTGAT GTACGGATGTTGGGTTCAGGTAGACCTTTCTTAATCGAGGTTCAGAACTCCCGCAAATGCCCATCTCAGCAATCATTGATGGAAATTGAAGAGAAGATAAACAACTCAGAGAAAAAACTA GTCGGAGTTAAAGATCTTAAATTCATAGGAAGTCAGTGTTGGGCAATGATGCGTGAAGGAGAAGCAGAGAAACAG AAGCAATATGCTGCACTTGTATGGATTGCTCGTCCACTTGAAGAGAAAGATATCAACTCAATTTCTTCACTGATAGAATTG AAAATCTTGCAGAAGACACCGGTAAGAGTGCTTCACCGCCGAAGTCCGCTGGAACGTGAAAGGACTATACACTG GATGAAAGTGGAAAAGATAAAAGGAAGCTCTCACTACTTTCTACTGCATCTATGCACACAG GCTGGAACATACATCAAAGAGTTTGTTCATGGAGATCTTGGTCGTACCAGTCCAAG CATGGGATCAATTTTAGGATGCAGGGCGGAGATAATACAACTTGATGTCACTGATGTCAAAATGGGCGATTCTTGA
- the LOC108834901 gene encoding L-ascorbate oxidase homolog encodes MKNTKLAANFKIAYAFVIGLSLLIATAAEDPYIFYEWHVTYGTISPMGVQQQGILINKMFPGPEIRSVTNDNIIINVFNELDEPFLLSWTGIQNRKNSFQDGVYGTTCPIPPGKNYTYALQVKDQIGSFYYFPSLGFHKAAGGFGGIRISSRPMIPVPFPPPADDYTVLIGDWYKTDHKALRAQLDSGGKLPPPDGILINGHSSGAALNIQPGNTYRLRISNVGLQNSLNFRIQNHEMKLVEVEGTHTLQNVYSSLDVHVGQSYSVLITANQPAKDYYIVVSSRFTSNVLTTTGVLHYSNSAGPVSGPIPAAPAQWSWSFSQARTIRKNLTASGPRPNPQGTYHYGAINVTRTIKLVNSAGQLQGKQRYAVNSASFFPSDTPLKLADYFKINGVYKPGSISDQPTNAPIFPVTSVLQADHRAFVEIVFENWENIVQSWHFNGYSFYVVGMEVGKWRPSSRKVYNLNDAVSRCTIQVYPRSWTAIYVALDNVGMWNLRSELWERQYLGQQLYVRVYTNSTSLRDEYQIPKNALLCGRAHQGQLLSSFEN; translated from the exons atgaagaacactaaATTGGCTGCAAACTTCAAAATCGCATATGCCTTTGTTATCGGTTTGTCGCTTCTAATTGCCACAGCGGCCGAAGATCCATACATATTCTACGAGTGGCACGTAACCTATGGTACTATCTCTCCTATGGGGGTTCAACAACAG GGTATATTGATTAACAAGATGTTTCCGGGACCTGAAATACGCTCTGTCAccaatgataatatcatcatcAACGTGTTCAACGAACTTGATGAGCCTTTTCTTCTTTCATG GACCGGGATACAAAACAGAAAGAACTCGTTCCAAGACGGAGTGTACGGAACGACCTGCCCAATCCCGCCGGGGAAGAACTACACTTACGCTCTCCAGGTTAAGGATCAGATCGGAAGCTTCTATTACTTCCCATCGCTTGGCTTTCACAAAGCAGCCGGCGGTTTCGGAGGTATTCGTATCTCTAGCCGTCCAATGATCCCCGTTCCTTTCCCTCCTCCCGCTGATGACTACACCGTTCTCATCGGTGACTGGTACAAGACCGATCATAAG GCCTTGAGAGCGCAGCTCGATAGTGGCGGAAAGCTTCCTCCGCCAGATGGAATTCTCATTAATGGTCATAGTAGTGGTGCTGCACTCAACATTCAACCAG GTAATACATATAGGCTGAGAATATCAAATGTAGGACTGCAAAACTCTCTCAACTTCCGCATCCAGAACCATGAGATGAAGTTGGTTGAAGTCGAAGGGACACACACTCTTCAGAATGTGTACTCATCGCTTGATGTTCACGTTGGTCAGTCTTACTCGGTCCTTATAACGGCTAACCAGCCTGCAAAAGATTACTACATTGTGGTCTCTAGTAGGTTTACCTCAAATGTCCTCACCACCACCGGCGTTCTCCACTATAGTAATTCTGCTGGACCTGTTTCTGGACCTATCCCTGCTGCACCAGCTCAATGGAGCTGGTCTTTTAGCCAAGCTCGAACCATCAG GAAAAACCTTACAGCGAGTGGACCAAGACCAAACCCACAAGGTACATACCACTATGGAGCGATAAATGTCACAAGAACCATCAAACTTGTTAACTCTGCTGGACAACTCCAAGGCAAACAACGATACGCCGTGAACAGCGCATCATTTTTTCCATCAGACACCCCTTTGAAACTAGCGGATTACTTCAAGATCAATGGCGTCTATAAGCCTGGAAGCATATCTGACCAGCCCACAAATGCACCAATATTCCCTGTCACATCTGTCTTGCAAGCTGATCACAGAGCCTTTGTGGAGATTGTCTTTGAGAACTGGGAAAATATTGTCCAAAGCTGGCACTTCAACGGTTACTCTTTCTATGTTGTTGG AATGGAGGTGGGAAAGTGGAGACCTAGCAGTAGAAAAGTCTATAATCTAAACGATGCAGTCTCACGCTGCACTATTCAG GTGTATCCAAGATCATGGACTGCAATATACGTGGCACTAGACAACGTAGGAATGTGGAACCTGAGATCGGAGTTGTGGGAAAGACAATACTTGGGACAACAGTTATACGTGCGTGTCTACACAAACTCGACTTCTCTCAGAGATGAATATCAGATCCCGAAGAACGCTCTTCTATGCGGTAGGGCCCACCAAGGACAGCTTTTGAGTAGCTTTGAAAACTGA
- the LOC108852724 gene encoding uncharacterized protein LOC108852724 → MASSSTPQGSVDPLTGKDPAKALTAVASGFFDNVKKNKQSFFQFFAMTGILLLSFRSVSQKYRIHDLEEDTAVLKKESDSLTDRMSKIKSDLLHQASIDSTGVFASRLRLLFGDDKK, encoded by the coding sequence ATGGCTTCTTCGTCTACGCCACAGGGATCCGTTGACCCTCTCACAGGGAAAGATCCAGCGAAGGCGTTAACAGCTGTAGCGTCTGGATTCTTCGATAACGTGAAGAAGAACAAGCAGAGCTTCTTTCAGTTCTTCGCGATGACTGGGATTTTGCTTCTGAGCTTCCGATCGGTAAGTCAGAAGTATCGAATCCACGATCTGGAGGAAGACACGGCTGTTCTCAAGAAGGAGAGTGATAGTTTGACGGATCGTATGAGTAAAATCAAGAGCGATCTTCTGCATCAAGCGTCGATTGACTCTACCGGTGTATTTGCTTCTCGACTCCGTCTGCTTTTCGGTGATGATAAAAAGTAG